In Myxocyprinus asiaticus isolate MX2 ecotype Aquarium Trade chromosome 46, UBuf_Myxa_2, whole genome shotgun sequence, a single window of DNA contains:
- the sergef gene encoding secretion-regulating guanine nucleotide exchange factor isoform X3 — MEETQLSKCVLYTWGANSYGQLGQGHTEDQAEPRGAEGGQPTGQIRCITGGGGHSALITDSGELLMCGQNHKGQLGLGHTSEVITFQPCPLPGCRRVQQVSCGWDFSLILTDDGQVLSCGSNAFGQLGISSQITHTAEPLHVKALSEPVTCVAAGLRHALASAASGHVYQWGTGLSSHAKRTLSPQPVPAHLTSKEPCLVPGLNHVTPKKVVAGSAHCICLTVMGDVFLWGSNKHGQLNSEDPFLPLPVVLDRSLLRGERVTDIYSGWTHLVTQTESGRVFTWGRANYGQLGQAAVTSQGPEEGSEGSKSTDPTANGPVEINDLFGATQIACGSEHNLAVVGEKKVIRV; from the exons ATGGAAGAAACTCAGCTGTCAAAATGTGTACTATACACGTGG GGAGCCAACAGTTACGGGCAGCTCGGACAGGGACACACGGAGGATCAAGCCGAACCGCGGGGTGCAGAAGGCGGACAGCCGACAGGACAGATCCGCTGTATTACTGGAGGAGGCGGTCATTCTGCACTCATCACTG ATTCAGGTGAATTGTTGATGTGTGGACAGAACCATAAAGGTCAGCTAGGGCTTGGTCACACCTCAGAGGTCATAACCTTTCAACCTTGCCCCTTACCTGGGTGCAGGAGAGTTCAACAAGTGTCCTGTGGCTGGGACTTCTCACTTATCCTCACAG ATGATGGTCAGGTATTGTCATGCGGCTCCAATGCTTTCGGACAGCTGGGCATCTCATCACAGATAACACACACAGCAGAACCTCTACACGTGAAG GCCCTGAGTGAGCCAGTAACTTGTGTGGCCGCGGGTCTCAGACATGCATTAGCAAGTGCAG CATCAGGTCATGTGTATCAGTGGGGAACAGGCTTGTCTAGTCACGCCAAGAGAACTTTGAGTCCACAACCTGTGCCTGCACACTTGACCTCTAAGGAGCCTTGCCTTGTTCcgg GGCTCAATCATGTGACCCCAAAAAAGGTAGTTGCAGGCTCCGCCCATTGCATTTGTTTGACAG TCATGGGTGATGTTTTCCTCTGGGGCAGCAATAAACATGGTCAGCTAAATAGTGAGGACCCTTTCCTGCCACTTCCTGTGGTTTTAGATCGATCATTgctgaggggagagagagtgactgACATTTACAGCGGCTGGACACACCTTGTCACACAAACAG AGAGTGGACGGGTCTTTACATGGGGCAGAGCTAATTATGGACAACTAGGGCAAGCGGCAGTGACCAGTCAGGGCCCAGAAGAAGGGTccgaaggttcaaaaagcactgacccaactgcaAACGGCCCTGTTGAGATTAATGACTTATTTGGTGCAACACAG
- the tph1a gene encoding tryptophan 5-hydroxylase 1a, with the protein MYSNKSEGPRRVRSFDSINLGLTLEEKQLNNEMSKSAFTKIEENKDNKTLSTEKGRAAVVFSLKNEVGGLVKALKLFQENHINLVHIESRKSKRRNSEFEIFVDCDSNREQLYEIIQLLKKHVNVLEKDAPDNRLPEESEMENVPWFPQKISDLDKCANRVLMYGSDLDADHPGFKDNVYRKRRKYFADLAMSYKYGDPIPHIEFTEEEVKTWGVVFRELNKLYPSHACREYLKNLPLLTKHCDFREDNIPQLEDVSRFLKERTGFTIRPVAGYLSPRDFLAGLAFRVFHCTQYVRHSSDPLYTPEPDTCHELLGHVPLLAEPSFAQFSQEIGLASLGACDDSIQKLATCYFFTVEFGLCKQEGKLRAYGAGLLSSISELKHALSGNSRILPFDPNVTCKQECIITTFQDVYFVSDTFEEAKVKMREFAKTIKRPFSVRYNSYTQSVDVLKDTTSINNVVEELRHELDIIGDALNRLNKQLGV; encoded by the exons ATGTACTCAAATAAAAGCGAGGGACCGCGCAGAGTGAGATCTTTTGACTCAATCAACCTTGGTCTGACATTGGAAGAGAAGCAACTAAACAATGAA ATGAGCAAATCTGCCTTTACAAAGATAGAGGAGAATAAAGACAACAAAACCTTGTCTACAGAGAAGGGTCGggctgctgttgtgttttctttgaAAAATGAAGTCGGTGGACTTGTCAAGGCACTAAAACTTTTCCAG GAAAACCACATCAACCTTGTACACATTGAGTCGAGAAAATCAAAAAGACGTAACTCAGAATTTGAGATCTTCGTGGACTGCGATAGTAACCGTGAACAGCTGTACGAGATCATTCAGTTGCTGAAGAAACACGTAAACGTGCTTGAGAAGGATGCGCCGGACAACCGCTTGCCAGAAGAAAGTG AGATGGAGAATGTGCCATGGTTTCCGCAGAAAATTTCAGATCTGGATAAATGTGCAAACCGTGTGCTGATGTATGGATCAGATCTGGATGCCGATCACCCG GGTTTCAAGGACAACGTCTATCGCAAAAGGAGAAAGTACTTTGCAGACTTGGCCATGAGCTACAAATA TGGAGATCCAATTCCCCACATTGAGTTCACAGAGGAGGAGGTGAAAACATGGGGAGTTGTGTTTAGGGAGCTGAATAAACTCTACCCCTCGCACGCCTGTCGTGAGTACCTGAAGAACCTACCACTGCTCACTAAACACTGTGACTTTCGCGAGGACAACATCCCACAGCTGGAAGATGTCTCACGCTTCCTCAAAG AGCGTACTGGCTTCACCATCAGGCCTGTGGCTGGATATCTCTCCCCACGAGACTTCCTGGCGGGTTTAGCCTTCCGTGTGTTTCACTGTACTCAGTATGTCAGACACAGCTCTGACCCCCTCTACACACCTGAGCC aGACACATGCCATGAGCTACTAGGACACGTCCCTCTTTTGGCTGAGCCAAGCTTCGCTCAGTTTAGTCAAGAGATCGGTCTTGCATCACTGGGGGCGTGTGATGACTCCATCCAGAAACTCGCCACT TGTTACTTCTTCACTGTGGAGTTTGGCCTCTGTAAACAAGAAGGGAAGCTGAGAGCATATGGAGCCGGTCTGCTGTCCTCCATTAGCGAGCTGAAG CATGCACTATCAGGAAACTCCAGGATCTTGCCCTTTGACCCCAATGTGACATGCAAACAGGAGTGCATCATCACAACCTTTCAGGATGTCTACTTTGTTTCGGACACATTTGAGGAAGCAAAAGTAAAAATGag GGAGTTTGCAAAGACCATCAAGCGGCCATTCTCAGTACGCTACAACTCGTACACACAAAGCGTGGATGTTCTGAAGGACACAACCAGCATCAACAATGTGGTGGAGGAGCTAAGACACGAGTTGGATATCATTGGAGATGCACTCAACAGGTTAAACAAACAGTTAGGAGTCTGA